The following is a genomic window from Aphelocoma coerulescens isolate FSJ_1873_10779 chromosome 5, UR_Acoe_1.0, whole genome shotgun sequence.
AgcgaggaagaagaggattagccggagagagagaggaagctgGCTGCTGGCTTTGCTCGGGTTATCCATCCGCTCCACTTTTATGGATGCAGCAGCGTGAGCAATAtcactggggatttttttgtgctgcgttttttccctccttgctcTCCCCACCcatttctctcttccctctcaGAGATCGGTGTGCCGAGGTGCTTTTCCATCACCCTGGAAGTCCCCTCGCTCCCCTTCCTCCAGGCTGCGCCGTAGCTGAGCTGTTGGGATAATGGAGCTCCAGGCTGTGGTATCCACGCTGGAAAGCGGGGAGCAGGACACGGTTCTCAAGGTTCTCCAGGTCTACAACCAAGAGGTGAGTGAGCATCAACCCCTCCCTCAAATCAGGGACTCCTAAAAAAATTATTGTCCAGATCCCAAGTAAAACCTGGCCGGGAAATTAGTGTGAGGACCGAGTAGGAGGAGCTTTTATGTTAAGGCAGTTTTGGAGGTGCTGAGAGAGTCCAGGGGGGAGCTGCAGGTGAAACGATGTTGGGATTTGCAAGGCAAAGATGATTAGAGGTGACTGCTGGGATCTCGTGCGGGCACGGCTCTGAAAGCAGGAAATAATGAATATGGAATATCAAACCCCAATGATCTGGGAGCAGAGGTGGGAGCGTTTCTAGCCTTGAAGTAGGAAAAGATTATCTGTGGTGGTAAATctctgcttggagaaaggagactgaggggagaccctCAGCtgtttacagcttcctctggaggGGCAGCTCCAATCGCTGCTCTCTGtggccagtgacaggacccaagggaacagctggagaggtttaggttggatattaggagaaGGTTCTTTCTCCCAGAGGGTGTCAGGCACCgagcaggctccccagggaatggtcatgGCCCCACGgctgctggagctccaggagtgtttggacaacaggCAGAGGGTGGAACTGTTGGGGtgcctgtgcagggcaggagttGGAGTGTCTGATCCTTATGGATCCCTTCccgctcaggatattccatggcTCTGTGAAATCCTGCTTGACACCGACTCTGGTTGTCAGGGAAATTTCCTTTGGAGGTTTCCCCTGGGAGGGGCTGGCCCTGTGGATCACTCTGACTCACtctgcaccaggctctggagTAGGTGGAAGCCAGCAGGGAAAACCTGAGGAATATTTTGCAAGAGCGTGTGAGAGAGAGTGTGTGTGGAACTATTCCTGACAGTTGGATTTGGAATGGGGAGGTATTGGCCAAGAAGGAGCAGGTGCCTATTAAGGACATCACGGGGGAttaacagcaccagcagcaggtgcAGCACTGGAGTCCTCGGGGTGCAAACAGTGTCTGTGTGTCCCCCAAGCCACGATATCTCCTGTTGGATTCCCCCAGCTGGGTCCTTCCCGGGGTATCGGGCCCAGGGAACTGGAACCACAGGGTTTGCTGGCCCATCTGGAGGAAATGGAGCAGTCAAAGAGGATTATGAAACTGCAGATAAACCTGGCACGGCCTGGCATCGCTTCTGCTGCAAGACTGATGGGTCTGTATCCTTTTCCCGCggatttattttaattcactGTCGTGCACGCAGTTTTTGGTTGCTGGGAATAAACTACAGCTAAAGCAAAACCCCAGGTGCggccaaaacacccccaaatgggattacagcctgcagagaggATGCACTGAGGGAAGAACAAGCAGCCTGCCTGTGGGTCACAGCGGTGCCGGGACCcagcctccagctcctggcaACATGGTCCAACAGCCTGTGGGTGGATCAGCTCCTGGAGCTCACACACAGCCCCACGCCCGgggctgctccaggcactgTGTCCATCGCCGCTTCCAGGCTGGACAGACCAGCCCCGTCCCCGGGCTCTCGGTGACTGCACACACAGGATCAGTGCTTCATGGATTTTAAACGTTTTCGTTCTCCAAGCTGGCATCAAACTCTCTCTTGGTATGAGCAAGGATTGCCTCCCTCACTGGGaagtgctgcttctcccccggcgCCTGTGGTCTCCTGTGCTCTCCAGTTCCGTGGGAGCAGGTTTGGCCAGGAAGGAGATTGTCAGTGAAGAACAACCAAAACAGCGAGAGAAGCCTGATGAATGGAGATCAGGAGTGTTTGTTAGGCAGGGGACAGGATGGAGTGTGGAGATCAAGTCCCTGGTGTTTAAAGAACGGCCTGGATAACCATGAGGATCCATTCCCATGTACCAGGGAGACAGGACTTCCTTTGGTCAAGAAAAGGAATAGTAAATGTCAAGGGGAGATGTGTAGGCACAGCTCAGTGGTGTCGCTGAGCACGGGAATTACCGGCTCTGATGGGATACTGGGATTGGGATGAATAcccactgtgctgctgcagtaTTTAAACTAAACCCATCCGTCAGCTGGCCCACGGCGTTCCACTAGTGCTGTGGATCCGGGGGTGATGCCCAGAATGGAAGGGGGGGGCTGTCAGGAGATGGTCTGTTTGCTGTTGCAGCATGTTTTGGACCCACTGCTTTCCAGCTGAatgtccctgccctggtcccaTGGAGTTTTAACCTATTCCTTATTctgattggttttgtttttcccacagaAATCTCAGTGCTTCACCTTCGAGGATGAGGAGCGGGAAGAGAGGAAGGTAGGCACACGctgcttgcttttctcctcTGGTCGGCGTGTAAATCTGCTGCTCTGTACTCATGTCCAGCTGGGCTTGGCAAGCAGCTCccacaggagaggaaatgaGAGTTTTCCATTAACTTGGTTAGGGAGTGGTGTGCCTGGAGTGCCTGGCTGTGTTTTTTGCATCAGGAGTTGGCGGTTTGGATAAAGGGCAGCATCCGTCCGGCGTTAGCAGTGGTTCCGTGACCCACATAGTCCCAGCCACAGCTGTGATCCCTGGGGCCTCCGGGCAGGGATCACAGCTGTGCCGGCTCCGGGGGAGGGTGAGGGGCTCcgctggcagccagcagcggGATTTGCCCGGAACTGTGTGTCAGCAGATCCTTTAAGCTGGTGTAACCTGGCACTTGGAGGGAAGGAGCACTCTGCCTGCTcattcctgctcctgcagctcttcgTGCCAGGGCAGGCCTCGGCCTGGCTGTTCTGCCGCAAGGATGACTGTTTTCTTTGGATTGTTTTCCAGCTGGCTCAGTTCTGTGGTCAGTTCACTGGTGGATGGTGCCAATGCCTGTGTTAGCACAGCAAGTGCAGGCCAGCTGACCCGGGTGGAGAGCAGGGCCTCCtttggctgtgccagggccagctGCGTTCCAGGAGTGTTCCAGGCGCAGCCTGAAACGTGGGGCTGGATCTGATGAGATCCGAGCTCTTTGCCTTGCACTGACCCGCTGCTTGAGCTGGGACAGTCACACAGGGCGTGGCTCCGGGCACAGTGTCCCACTTTTGGGGTGTATGCCCCAAATACGAGTTGAGCATCACCACCAGCTCCTGGTGCTCAGGTGTTCAGATGGTTCAGCTTCAGGCACACACCCCGAGATCTCTTTCTCCTGAGCCAGCCTGAGGCTTTGGTTGCTGGGGCTGAACCTGAAGCTCTGTCTCCATGTGAGGACGGAGAAGAGGAACAGCTGTACTTCCTCATTTCCCCAGGATGTGAGTGTGGGGCACACCATGAGCCTCACATTTGGGACGGAAGTTCAGTTTTTCTTCATTCCTTCCCACAGCAGTTTCATTCCACCAGGGGAGagtcaggttggacatcaggaggaatttcttcatgggaagggcggtcaggcattggaaggggctgcccagggaggtggtgtgGTCATTGTCCATCTCTGGAGGTATTCAAGGAACGCCTGGACGTGGCCTGGTGTGGTTGTGAAGGTGCTGattggtcacaggttggacttgatggtcttggaggtcttttccaacctggatgGTTATGAATAATGACTAATGATTATGATTAATGAtttcaaccttaatgattctctgATTGTTTCGAAGTGTAACCAATGGGGCTGTGTTAAGCTAGTTACAAACCTCATTTTTGGGTTCTTTCACTCTTGCAACATCACAGGAAGACCCGTGCTCTGAGCCGTGTTGTGTTTGAGGTCTGGTGGGCTCCCGCAGCGGTGTGTGTGGGTTACTGCTGTGATGTCAAGTGTTGCCACACGTGGTTCAGCCTGAGCTGCCCGTGTCTGTGAGGCCTTACCTGTGCTCTCGTGCTGCTCCGTGACTCACTGTTCCCCATGAGCTTTGCAGCTCCTGTGAATTGTGTTAGTGGGGCGCTGCCAGTCTGTACCCACGGAGGATCTGGGCCAGTAGGTCTCCAGACAGCACTGAAATTGAGGAGATGCTGCTTATTTGAATCTCCTGAGGTCTCTTCACCTCTTTTCCCAAGGCACCACGTGCTCTCTTCACCTCCCTTGGGTCCTTTGTCCCTCCCTTGTGCAGGGGAGCAGGTCGGCCCTGCCAGCCTGAACCATCCTCACCAGGGCAGAGCCACCACAGAGACCTGTTTGTGCTCTCCCTTTACACCCAATACCCTCTGCAAGACATTTTTTCCTGGTTGTTCTTGTCCAAACTGGTCAGGATCAATGCCAGATCCAGGCACTTCCCGAGTGCTGCTGAGTGCACACCTGAGCAGGCCCAGGTGACACTGCTGTTGTCCAGGGCAGAGCACGCCAGGGCCggagggagcactgggaagcgTCAGTATCCGAGGCATTGCTTGTTTCCAACTGCACAGAAAATGGCCCAGCTGCTGATCAGGTTCCTggagagggagctgcagccGTCCTGCCAGGTCACCTGCCTGGAGAGCATCCGCATCCTGTCCCGGGACAAGCACTGCCTCGACCCTTTCACCACCAAGGAAGGCCTGAAGACCCTCTCCAGGCACGCCGGCATCGATTACTCGGAGGAGCTCATCCGGGAGGTCCCAGACTTGGATGTAATCCTGGAATCCCTGAAATGCCTGTGCAACATTGTGTTCAGCAGCGCCATGGCGCAGGAGCTGACGGCAGAGGGGCGGCTGGTGGTGGGGCTGGCCCGGCGCATCAAGCTCTACAACGAGCGCAGTCTTCCTCACGACATCAAGTTCTTCGACCTGcgcctgctgttcctgctgacGGCCCTCAGGGTGGACGTCCGGCAGCAGCTCGCCCAGGAGCTCCGAGGCATCAGCCTCATGACAGACACCCTGGAGCTCACCCTCGGCGTCAAGTGGTTGGACCCCTACGAAGTTGCCACCGAGGAGGGACTTCTCCCACCTTTGCCGCGGCAGGAGACGGAGCGAGCCATGGAGATCCTCAAAGTGCTCTTCAACATCACCTTTGATTCCAGCAAGAGGGAGGTGGACGAGGTGAGCTCCTTGGGCCCAGGGCATTCACGTGTCTCCGGGCTCTGGCTTTGCAGGTTTTTCTCCTCCCTTGTGTTTCCTCGTGTCCCAGACTGGTCCTTGTGCACCCTCAGGGTGGTGAGGGCCTCGGGTGTCCTTGGGGCGCTGCCtctgtccagggcagtatcaCCTCTGACTTTGCCTGTGCTTTTAGAGCATTCCCAAAGGGAGAATTGAGAGTCTCCTTCCCTTGGAGCGCCCTGCAGTCCATGGTCAGGCTgctgggggtgggatgggctgCAGGCTCTGGGGTGTGTGGGATcccctttgctgatggagctgttCCTTTCTCCATGCTGGGGCCAGGAAGATGCTGCTTTGTACCGGCACTTGGGTGCCCTCCTGCGCCACTGCCTCATGATCTCCGCCGACGGCGAGGACCGCACCGAGGAGTTCCACAGGTCTGTGTTGGGAAGAGCTTCACCTGCAGCTTCAACAGCTCCCCCAGGCACATCCTGCCTGACCTTGGGCGTTTGGGAGGGACCCTGCTGACCAGCAGCTCTTGGGGTTGGCCTGGGGATCCCTCACGCTCCCGGAACTCAGAAACAGCTTTTCCTGCCCTGGGAATGCCATGTGGGAATGCCATGGCCTCCTGGCCCCTGAGATCTTGTTCCGTGTCCTGTGTCAGGCTGTCCCAGCGGTGACATCCACCTCAGGGGGCAACTGGCCAGAGAAGACGTGTGctgctttaattaaaaagtcCATGAGGTGGCCTTAATTAGCCTTAAGCCGTGCTGAGAAGCTGGCTGTCATGTTGCTGGGTGTTATTGGTGCAGGGGTTTCAGCTCGGAGCAGGTGGCACTGCCTTGTCCCCAAGAACACATAGTCAGGGGGATCCCAAGCAGTGCTGGTGTGGAACGTCAGGACGAGGAGTGAAGCAGGAGACTCCACAGACAGACCTTGGACCACCCAGATTGGTCCTGCTTGGCTCTGTGTCAAGATCCATGGGTTCTCAGTTGTCACTGAAGTCTCTTGGACTCTCAGCATATAGTTCAGCTGCCCAAAAAGCATTTCAAGTTACTCCCTTTCAGCGGTGTGAGGAGCTTGAGATGCTCCAGGAAAACTCGGATCGCAGGGTCCTCACACTCCCGCAAGTTAATGACGGGCCTTCGTTTCTGCAGAACTGGAGAAATTCTGTGAGCAAAGCTCCATCACTGTGTGTTCACTTCTCTTCTCTTCCACACGTGCAGCCACACGGTCAACCTGCTGGGCAACCTGCCCCTGAAGTGTCTGGATGTGCTGCTGACTCCCAAAGTGCAGCCGGGCTCGCTGGAGTACATGGGCGTCAACATGGATGCGGTCAGCATCCTCCTGGACTTCCTGGAGCGGCGCCTGGACAGGGtgagtgctggggctgctgcttctcacAGGTCCAGGgcacctttccctcagcctggaAGAGCCTGGTGGGAGCACCATGCTTGGTTTGCAGTTGGCCCTTCGTAGGGGGGATAGCCTTTGGCAGAGCTGTGGTTGGTGGGACTAAACCAGCATCTGTGGACTGGGAAGGTGACTGCCATTGCTTtgagggctgcaggcagtgagATCAGTGGAACAGGGGATGATTAGCTGATAATTAACTGGGTGATTGACAAATCAGCCCTGTTTCACTCAGCAGCGATCCAGTGGGCAGCTCTGGAAGCCTGAGTTCATGTTACTTTCAAGCTGAGTACGGTTTTCAGCCTCTGGAGTTGTTCCAAAGGGCCTCCAAATTCTACCACTGCACTTCTCTGCCCTGGATGCCCGGCCCAAATATTtctggcactgcctgtgccACAGCAAGTggtgtggggagggaggaggcactgAATGCCTGTGGCAGAGGTCGGGAAGCTCCGTGTCCATCCATCTCCCAGATGGTCTGTGCTCGTGTTCTCCAGCATGAGCCACACAAGCTGAGCTCAGCATGCCTGACGTGCTGCTCCTTCTGGGGATGTTTCTGCAGGGCCACAAGCTGAAGGAGAACCTGACCCCTGTGCTGAACCTGCTGACGGAGAGCGCCCGAGTCCACCGGCAGACCAGGAAGTTCCTGAAGGCCAGGGTAGGCTGTGCTCAGCCCCACGTTCAGGGGTGCTGCCCTGAGGGGAGCGGGGATGAGCAAAGCCCTGCCTATGGCCACGCTCCGGACACCTCTGGGTTCTGCTGGGGGTGGCTGAGGCCTTTGGCACCCGCAGCGACCCGTCACCCTCGCTGTGGCCCTGCAGGTGCTGCCGCCGCTGCGGGACGTGCGGAACCGGCCGGAGGTGGGGAATTCCCTGCGGAACAAGCTGGTGAGGCTCATGACCCACATCGACACCGACGTCAAGCACTGCGCCGCCGAGTTCCTCTTTGTGCTCTGCAAGGAGAGCGGTGAGTCCTGCGGGGCTTCCGCAGGGAGACCCTGGGATGGGGACCCTCTGCAGGGATTCTGCCTTTCCTCGGGACAGCCCTGCCgagtgggggaaaaggggagcgctccaggagctctgtgggaaggagGTGGTGCCTCGCAGGCCAGCGGCGAGGGagaggctgtgctgcaggacagcccAGCCCCCTGCACGCAGCCTGGTGCCGTTCAGCCCCCACGCGTGGGCCTTGCTCCCTGTCAGCATCTCCGTGGCCTGCAGGCATGGCACAAGCGCGCTCGGGGCTGGCGGGAACACGGGGCTGGTGGCAGGGGGGGAGCCCAGCGTGGTGTCTGTCCCTTCTCCCGGCAGTGTCCCGCTTTGTGAAGTACACGGGCTACGGGAACGCCGCGGGGCTGCTGGCGGCACGGGGCCTCATGGCCGGCGGCCGGGAAGAGGGGGAGTACTCGGAGGATGAAGACACGGACACGGAGGAGTACAAAGAGGCAAAGCCCAAGTAAAGAGATCTGCTCCCCCTCTAGagctcccctcctccctcaccttcctcccgctcctgcttTATCCCTCTTTGTGCACCTGCTGCCATCTCCCTGTTTTGCTCTTCCACGTGCAGCAGGGGTGGAAGTGCCCATTACTCCTATCCCTCTCCAGAGCTCAATGTTGCTACACCCAACTAGTTTTTGGttcctcttttccccttccctctctttttctttctctttccctctcctttcccccacAATGGGTGGTGTCTCGAGGGTGGGGGGTCCAGGCCCGTGCCCACCCGTGTGTCCCACACTCATTGGCTTCCTGTTCAGTGTCCCTGCAGGTTGGGTTCGTTGGGATTTTCTCCATTAGCTTTTGTCTCCTGCCttgaggagagggaggaaatgTCACCTGCCCTTGTGTACCTCATTTCCAGTGGCACCGTGGCATTGGCAGGAGGGGGTGTTGGAGAAAAGGGAGGTGTTTATAAGGATGTAGGTCAGAAGCCCTCGTAGCACTGTGATGGCACTTGGGGCTCAGGACACAAGCAGTGGTGACAGCCAGTCCTGTCGTGCCAATCCTCTGCTCCATGAGGCTCAGAAGGATTCCAAACAGCCCTTTATCACCTGCTGTCCCCCTCCTGAGCCCTGGcctcactgctctctgtgcagcATCAACCCCGTGACGGGACGTGTGGAGGAGAAGCTGCCCAACCCCATGGAAGGGATGACAGAGGAGCAGAAGGAGCATGAAGCCATGAAATTGGTCAACATGTTTGACAAGTTGTCCAGGTACTGGGACATGGTGTGTGTCCGGGGGTGCATCTGTCACAAACCTTCCTTTGGCTGCGTTCCCAAGGCCTGAGGGGATCTAGGAGAGGGAGTGGTAGGGGATGTGTGTGGAAACTCTTCCCTCAGCATGGCCCCATGACGTGCCGGGGAAGCGCTGCCAGCCCCTCCAGCTTTGGCAGGATGGGACACTGTGCCTGCACTGTTCCCAAGCACCTGCTGCTCGCCAGCTTTGTCCAGGTGCTTGGGAAGGACAGCAGCCCCTGTCGTGGCAGTGCTGCTCAGGGGGAAGCAGCATTTTGGGGACAGGCAGGGGGGACAGATGGCAGCCAGCGCCACCAGCCACTTTCCCTGTTGGAGTGCTTTCTCCAGTCGTCTCTGacccagaggagcccagctgagttCAGGCCTCGGAGAGTAGGAGGGAAGTAACTCCAGCGTGTGTCAGAGGGAGAGGAGCATAGACCCCAGTGCTGGTTTCCCTCTGGGAATCctgaaccacacagagcaggACTCTAGAAGGGAGCCTATTCCAGGGAATAGGATTGTGCTTCCAGGCCATTGCTTCGCCATGCTGCAAGTTTTAGGGCTGGGACTGTCCCCGCTTCTCAGACGGGATCTTTAGTGGTGCCGGGCGTGTTTCAGGCCATTTCCACAAGCCCCACATTCCTGCTCTATTCCTGGTGTGTTCCCGTGCTCCGCTGCAGCTCCGCCTgaccttccccctctcccctggctgcagggagaagGTGATCCAGCCCATGGGCATCACCCCGAGCGGCAACCTGGCGCCCATGGAGAACGCCATCCGCAACATCGCCGACGAGCGCTCGTCCTCCGACTCGGACCTGGGGCTGGACTGACCCGGCCCCCGCCCCAGCCATGGAGAGCCGggctccagctgctctccctcGGAACTGGTGCTGCACCCGGGGGCTGGCACTGCTCCCGGACTCTCCCCGTGGGATCTGGATCCAGCCTGGACCCCTCACAGCCCACCACATGGAACACctgcctccttcccagctccatagCCACCTCTCCTTCCAGAGGTCTCCATGACCTGGCTCCACCTCTCCTGTCAGCAGCCTTGAGGATTTCACACTCCAAATTGCTTCCAGGACTCTCCAGCaggatttttggttttgaagtATGTGCTGTTTGGGAAGAAGGGTCAGGGGGAGGCTCTTCCTGCCACTCCACCACGGTTCAGTGATGCACGGAGCCTCCGGTGTGCACGCGGCTGTGTGTGCGCCCGGCCCCACAGTggggctgctccccaggaatgcCGTGGGAAGGGGGGCTGCCAGAGAGGGGTGTGGGCCTCCAGCAGGAGTGGGATCCGCAGGGCGTGGTGCAGGTGGCTGTGTCCATGTCCGTGCACACCCGGAGCGCGTgggtgagcagagcagagcccggccaggccctggaAGCTTCCAGCATTCCACTGGCCGCAGGAGAGAGCACGCGGGCGGCTGCTGGGAACGCTCCGATGTCCCTTCCCTGGCACTGGGCGCTGTCCCTGTCACCACCCAGCTGGGTTTGGGCGTTCGCCTCTCCCCACATCCCGCTTTCCAGACGAAAGGCCAATACCTGTGCTCTGCCCTTGGCTCCTCCTCGCTGTCCCCAGGTCGCTGTGTCCCCCAGGGGCTGCTGTCGAGCCTGGTGTAGACTCGTCTTTATTTtcattcctgttttctttggaaagaaaatcttCCCGTTTGTCTCATG
Proteins encoded in this region:
- the RIC8A gene encoding synembryn-A — protein: MELQAVVSTLESGEQDTVLKVLQVYNQEKSQCFTFEDEEREERKKMAQLLIRFLERELQPSCQVTCLESIRILSRDKHCLDPFTTKEGLKTLSRHAGIDYSEELIREVPDLDVILESLKCLCNIVFSSAMAQELTAEGRLVVGLARRIKLYNERSLPHDIKFFDLRLLFLLTALRVDVRQQLAQELRGISLMTDTLELTLGVKWLDPYEVATEEGLLPPLPRQETERAMEILKVLFNITFDSSKREVDEEDAALYRHLGALLRHCLMISADGEDRTEEFHSHTVNLLGNLPLKCLDVLLTPKVQPGSLEYMGVNMDAVSILLDFLERRLDRGHKLKENLTPVLNLLTESARVHRQTRKFLKARVLPPLRDVRNRPEVGNSLRNKLVRLMTHIDTDVKHCAAEFLFVLCKESVSRFVKYTGYGNAAGLLAARGLMAGGREEGEYSEDEDTDTEEYKEAKPNINPVTGRVEEKLPNPMEGMTEEQKEHEAMKLVNMFDKLSREKVIQPMGITPSGNLAPMENAIRNIADERSSSDSDLGLD